A genome region from Funiculus sociatus GB2-C1 includes the following:
- a CDS encoding ribulose bisphosphate carboxylase small subunit, whose amino-acid sequence MRTLPKERRYETLSYLPPLSDAQISRQVQYILDQGYIPAVEFSEDSDPKQHYWTLWKLPLFNAGSTQEVLNEVKACRSEYSGGYIRVVGFDNVKQCQVLSFIVSKPNQRGY is encoded by the coding sequence ATGAGAACTTTACCTAAAGAGCGTCGTTACGAAACCCTCTCCTACTTGCCACCCTTGAGCGATGCTCAGATTAGCAGACAAGTTCAATACATTCTCGACCAAGGGTATATCCCAGCAGTAGAATTCAGCGAAGACTCTGACCCAAAACAGCACTACTGGACGCTGTGGAAACTGCCTCTGTTCAATGCAGGCTCCACACAAGAAGTTCTCAATGAAGTAAAAGCTTGCCGTTCTGAGTATTCCGGTGGCTACATCCGAGTAGTAGGTTTTGATAACGTGAAGCAGTGCCAAGTTCTCAGCTTCATCGTTTCCAAGCCCAACCAAAGAGGCTATTAA
- the rcbX gene encoding RuBisCO chaperone RbcX — MDLKQVAKDTAKTLISYLTYQAVKITVAQLSETNPPSAIWLSNFSSTGKIQDGEAYLLELIREKPDIALRILTVRQHLAEEVADFLPEMVRAGIQQSNVEYRRQHLERITQFNLADPSSQPEPQTDAPGEPG, encoded by the coding sequence ATGGATCTCAAACAAGTTGCCAAAGACACTGCTAAGACGCTGATTAGCTACCTGACTTATCAAGCAGTAAAAATTACTGTCGCTCAGTTGAGCGAAACAAATCCTCCTTCGGCAATCTGGCTGAGTAACTTTTCCTCAACGGGCAAAATCCAAGATGGAGAAGCTTACCTACTGGAATTAATCCGGGAGAAACCAGACATCGCATTGCGGATTCTGACCGTGCGTCAGCATCTTGCAGAAGAAGTAGCAGACTTTTTGCCTGAGATGGTTCGTGCTGGCATTCAGCAGTCTAATGTGGAATATCGGCGTCAGCATTTGGAGCGAATTACGCAATTCAATTTAGCTGACCCCAGTTCCCAGCCCGAACCGCAAACCGATGCACCAGGCGAGCCTGGATAA